The Microbacterium schleiferi genome contains the following window.
CATCGGTCCCTGAGCGCATCGCCTGCCGGGTGTCGGGGCCGAAGCCGGCCTCGACGGCGTGCTCGGGATGCGGCATCAAACCGACAACGTTGCCGCGCTCGTTCGTGAGCCCGGCGATGTCATCGAGCGAGCCGTTCGGGTTGAGGCCCAGGTAGCGGAACGCGACGAGTCCCTCGCCCTCGATCCGCTCCAGCGTCTCGGTCGAGCAGATGTAGCCGCCATCCGCGTTCTTCAGCGGGATGACGATCTCTTGCCCGGCCTCGAAGCCGCTCGTCCACGCCGTGTCGGCGTTCTCGACGCGCAGACGCTGATCGCGCCGGATGAACTGCTGGTGGGCGTTTCGGATCAGGCCACCGGGCAGGAGGTGTGCTTCGACGAGCATCTGGAAGCCGTTGCAGATGCCCAGAATCGGCATCCCCTTCGCGGCAGCATCCGCGACCTCACGCATGATCGGCGCGTGGGCAGCGATCGCTCCGGCGCGCAGGTAATCCCCGTAGCTGAACCCGCCGGGAAGGACGAGGGCGTCGACGCCGCCCAGGTCGTGGTCGCCGTGCCACAGCGCCACCGGTTCGGCACCGGCGACACGGATGGCGCGCTGTGCGTCGCGATCGTCGAGCGAACCGGGGAAGGTGATGACCCCGATGCGGACGGTCACTCGATGACCTCGATGCCCACGACATCCTCGATCACGGAGTTGGAGAGGATCTCGTCGGCGATGCGCTGCGCCGTCTCGAGGAGTGCGTCATCGACCTCGCCCTCGACCGTCAACTCGAAACGCTTGCCGATGCGGACGCCGGCGAAGCCGTCGATTCCGAGGCGGTTCAGGGCACCGGCAACAGCCTTTCCCTGCGGGTCGAGCAGCTCGGCCTTGGGCATGACGTCGACGACGATGGTCGGCATGGGGAGCTCCGGATGTCGAGGGAGGGGCTGGACCAGTCTACCGAGGCGTTCGAAGCCGCCGCGGACGGTGCGTGATCAAAACGTTATCCGAATTCGTGGGAGCGCTCCCTTGACGCCGTGGGAGCGCTCCCGTACCGTAATCCGCAGTCGTGGGAGCGTTCCCACAACTGCCAGGGTTCCGCCCTCCCTCGGTACCCAGGCACAAGCCAACGGGTGTCTATCGGGCATCCATCACACAAAGGAGTGACTGTGTCATCACGTGCCTTCCGTCGCAGCGCGATCGTGGCCGCCGCCTTCGGCGCTTCCGCGCTCGTCCTCGCCGGCTGCTCGGGCGACGGCGGGGGATCGGAAACCGTCAACCCCGACGAGCCGATCACCCTCACCGTCTCCACCTTCAACGACTTCGGCTACACCGATGCACTCCTGCAGGAGTACATGGATGAGAACCCGAACGTCACGATCGTCCACAACATCGCCGCAACCTCGAACGATGCGCGCGCGAACTACTTCCAGAAGCTCGGCAACACCGGCCTCGCCGACATCGAAGCAATCGAGGTCGACTGGCTGCCCGAGGTCATGGAGTACTCCGACCTGCTCGCGCCGGTTCCCGCCGACCTCACGAGCCGCTGGCTCGACTGGAAGGTCGAGATGGCGACCGACCCCGATGGCAACCTCATTGGGTACGGCACCGACATCGGGCCCGAGGCCGTGTGCTACCGAACCGACCTGCTCGAAGCCGCCGGTATGCCCACCGACCCCGACGCCGTCGCAGAACTGCTCACCGGTGACTGGGACACCTACTTCTCGGTCGGTCAGCAGTACGTCGACTCCACCGGCAAGGCCTGGTTCGACTCGGCCGGCGCCACCTACCAGGGCATGATCAACCAGGTCGAAGCGGCTTACGAAGACCCCGCGACCGGTGAGATCATCGCGACCACGAACCCCGAGGTCGAGGACATCTACAACGCCGTGCTCGACGCGAGCGCCACGCAGTCCGCTCACCTCCAGCAGTGGGGCGACGACTGGTTCGCCGGCCTTGCCAACGGTGACTACGCCACGATGCTCTGCCCCGGCTGGATGCTCGGTGTCATCTCGGGCAACGCGCCTGACGTCACCACGTGGAACGTCGCAAACGTCTTCCCCGGTGGCGGTGGCAACTGGGGCGGTTCGTACCTGACCGTTCCTGCCAACGGCGCCAACGTCGCGGCAGCTCAGCAGCTTGCTGACTGGCTGACCGCTCCCGACCAGCAGATCCAGGCTTTCGAGAGCGCGGGAACCTTCCCGAGCCAGGTCGAGGCTCTTGCTGACCCGGTGCTGCTGGACTCCACGAACGAGTACTTCAACAACGCTCCCGTCGGTGCGATCTTCACGGATCGTGCGAACGCGGTGGACGTCGTGCCGTTCAAGGGCCAGTACTACTTCCAGATCAACGACGCCATGCAGCAGGCGCTGACCCGTGTCGAAGACGGCACGCAGAACCCGCAGCAGTCGTGGGACCAGTGGGTGTCTGAAGTCGACCTGATCGGCTGATAACCCGGCTGCGGGCTCGGCGGTTTCCGCCGGGCCCGCAGCATCCCCCTCGATCTCAGGAAGCTCTCGTGACCAGCACACTCGCCCGCCCGGCATCCGATGCCCCGGCGCAGACCCCCGGCCGCTCGCCCCGGCGAATCGGCTTCGGGCACCGGCTCAGCCGGTGGGACCTGAAGCTCTCGCCCTACCTCTACATCTCGCCGTTCTTCCTCCTCTTCTTCGTGGTCGGGCTCTTCCCGATCGCCTACACCGCCGTGATCTCGTTCATGGACTGGGACCTGGTCCGCAACTCCGGCGAGTTCATCGGCTTCGAGCAGTACACCTGGGTTCTGTCGAACCCGAAGTTCTGGATCGCCCTGCGCAACACCTTCAGCATCTTCTTGCTCTCGAGCGTGCCGCAGCTGATCATCGCGATCTTCATCGCCGCGATGCTCGACCAGAACATCCGCGCCAAGACCTTCTGGCGCATGGGCGTCCTGGTCCCCTACGTCATGGCACCGGTTGCGGTAGCCCTGATCTTCAGCAACATGTTCGCCGACCAGTACGGCCTCGTGAACAACTTCCTCGCCTCGATCGGGATCCCCGCGGTTCCGTGGCACTCGGATGCCTTCGCCAGCCACATCGCGATCGCCACGATGGTCAACTTCCGCTGGACCGGGTACAACACCCTCATCTTGCTTGCTGCCATGCAGGCGATCCCGCGCGACTACTACGAAGCCGCGACCGTGGACGGTGCCGGACGCATCCGTCAGTTCTTCTCCATCACGGTCCCGAGCCTGCGGCCCACCCTGATCTTCGTCATCATCACCTCGACGATCGGTGGCCTGCAGATCTTCGATGAGCCGCGCATGTACGACCAGTACGGCACCGGTGGGCCGAACTCGCAGTGGCTCACGATCACCCTCTGGCTCTACAACATCGGGTGGGGAGAGTGGAACTTCGGTCGCGCTGCGGCGCTGGCCTGGATCCTGTTCCTCATCATCCTCGTGATCGGTGTGATCAACCTGGTCGTCACGCAGGGCGTCGTGCGCACCGAAGGCAGCCGCGGCCAACTCACGCGCCGACAGCGCAGGGAGCAGAGCCGCGCGGCCCGCGAACGGCTGGCTGCAGACTCCGTCGCAGCCTCGACACCCAAGGAGGACGTGCGATGACCGCCGTCGAGCCGATTCCTGTCGCTCCCCACGACGAGTTCCCGCCCGAGGAACGGAAACCGCGCCGCCGTCGCGGCATCCGGGGGCAACGCCCCGGATGGGTCACCTACGCGGTGCTGGGCGTGTTCCTCCTCGGCTGCTTCTTCCCCTACTACTGGTCGTTCCTCATCGGGTCCGGTGACTCGAGCACGATCCGCGACCCCAACATGTCGTGGATCCCCGGCGGCAACTTCTTCGCGAACGCCGCAGCCGTCGTCTCCAACCCGGCAGTGAACTTCTGGCTGGCCCTGTGGAACAGCATCTGGAGCTCGGTGGTCATCGCGGCATCCGTCGTGTTCTTCTCGACGCTGGCCGGATGGGCCTTCGCGAAGCTGCGCTTCGCGGGAAGCCGGTGGCTGCTGATCTTCGTGATCGCCACGATGGCTGTTCCGACCCAGCTCGGTGTCGTGCCGCTGTACATCCTGTTCGCTGACCTCGGCTGGACCGGACAGATCGGCGCGATCATCGTTCCGGCCCTCGTCACGGCGTTCGGTGTGTTCTGGATGACGCAGTACCTGCAGCAGGCGGTGCCCGACGAACTGATCGAGGCGGCCCGTGTCGACGGCGCAAGCTCGTTCCGCACGTTCTGGACCATCGGGATGCCGGCGGCTCGTCCCGCCGCCGCAATGCTGGGACTGTTCACCTTCGTGACGGCGTGGAACAACTTCTTCTGGCCGTTCATCGTGCTGGACCGACAGAACCCGACGCTTCCCGTGTCGCTGTCGCTCCTGCAGTCCAACTACTTCGTCGACTATTCGATCGTGCTCGCCGGGGTGATCCTCGCCACGATCCCGCTGCTGATCCTGTTCATCTTTGCCGGCAAGCAGCTCGTGAGCGGCATCATGGCAGGAGCAGTGAAAGGCTGAAATGACCACCGACTTCTCGACCGAAACCGTGGCTACGGCATCCGTGCCGGCGCGGCCGTTCCCGACGAACTTCCTGTTCGGCGCGGCGACTGCGGCCTACCAGATCGAGGGTGCGGCCCACGAAGACGGACGGCGCGATTCGATCTGGGATGCCTTCAGCCGCGTTCCCGGAGCGGTGATCAACGCCGACAACGGCGACGTCGCCTGCGACCACTACCACCGGTATCGCGAGGATGTCGCGCTCATGCGCGACCTCGGGCTGCAGACCTACCGCTTCTCGACCTCGTGGTCGCGGATCCGCCCCGACGGCGGCCCGCTCAACCCGAAGGGCATCGACTTCTACAAGCGCCTGGTCGACGAGCTGCTGGATGCCGACATCCTGCCGTGGCTCACGCTGTACCACTGGGACCTGCCGCAGGCGCTGCAGGAGCGCGGCGGGTGGGCGGTGCGCGACACTGCCGACCTGTTCACCGAGTACGCCCTCGATGTGCACGATGCCCTCGGCGACCGGGTCAAGGTCTGGACGACGCTCAACGAACCGTGGTGCTCGTCGTTCCTCAGCTACACCGCCGGGATCCATGCACCCGGACGGTTCAGCATCGCGGAGGGCATGCTCGCCTCGCACCACCTGCTTCTCGGCCACGGCCAGGTCGTGCGCGAGCTGCGTGCTCGCGACGAGTCGCTGAACCTCGGGATCACCCTGAACCTCACGGTTGCCGACCCGGTGACTGACGCTCCGGCTGACCTGGACGCTGCCCGTCGGATCGATGGTCAGTTCAACCGGTGGTTCCTCGATCCGATCTTCCGTGGCGCGTACCCCGCAGACATCGTGGACGACATCCGTGCCGTCGACGCTGCCGCGGTGGCCGAATGGGAGGGCGCAGTTTCGGACGCCGACCTCGCCGTGATCTCGGCTCCCATCGACAGCCTCGGGGTGAACTATTACCACGGTGAACTGGTCGGTGGCACGCCACCCCTGGTCAGCCCCGGAGGCGGCGAAGCGCCGACCGACCGGGCGACGGCATCCCCGTTCCCCTCGCACGACGGCATCTTCTGGCACGACCGGGGCCTGCCTCGCACCGCCATGAACTGGGAGATCCAGCCCTCGGGTTTGACGACTCTGCTCCGCCGGGTCTGGGACGAGTACGCCCAGGCGGCCGGTGTCACGCTGTACGTGACCGAGAACGGCGCTGCCTTCGACGACGTCCGGGTGGACGAAAACGGCATCCCGCGCGTGCACGACGCCGCGCGCGCAGCCTTCCTCGAGGACCACCTCGCGGCGATCCTCGACGCGGCGGAATCCGGCGTGGATGTGCGCGGGTATTTCTACTGGTCACTCATGGACAACTACGAGTGGGCGTGGGGATACGAGAAGCGGTTCGGTATCGTACGAGTCGAGTACGACACGCAGGAGCGGGTCGTCAAAGACAGCGGTGCCCGGTACCGCGAGATCATCGCAGCGCGGACGCTGCCCGAATCGCCCTAGGCGAGGCTCCGCGCAAGGAAGGTACCCACGTGGACGGTGGAACGATGAGCGACGCCGTCGCGGGCGATGGGTTCGTCCGGGAGATCCCGTTCCGCGGTGCCGCGACGATCGAGGAGGTCGCGGCCGCGGCCGGTGTCTCGCGCTCGACCGTGTCGCGGGTCGTCAACGGCTCCACGGCCGTGAGTCCCGCGGCCCTGGATGCCGTCAACCGCGCGATCGCGGAACTGAACTACGTGCCCAATCGTGCTGCCCGCTCGCTGGCCAGTCGGCAGACCCGCGCCCTGGCGCTGGTCGTCCCCGAAGACACGACGCGCTTCTTCGGCGACCCGTTCTTCGCGTCGATCGTCTCGGGGATCAACGCCGGGCTGCGTTCGTCGGACTACGTGCTCAACCTCTTCATTGCCAGCGACGACCCGGGCGATAAGACGACGAGCTACCTGCGCAGCGGCAGTGTCGATGGGGCGCTCATCGCCTCGCACCACACGAGCGATACGTTCATCGACCGGATCGCCGCCGCCGTTCCCGTCGTCTATGGTGGGCGGCCGGTGCGCGAGCGTGGAACCGACTACTACGTCGACGTCGACAACGTCCGCGCCGGCTACGACGCGACCCGCTATCTGATCGAGCAGAGATATGCCGACATCGGCACGATCACCGGACCCCTGACGATGCCCGGTGGCGTTGACCGCCTCACCGGCTTCCGACAGGCACTCGCCGAGGCGGGACTCCCCGAGGGTGCGCTCGCCGATGGCGGGTTCACGACAGACGGCGGGGCCACCGCGATGCGCCGCATCCTGGATGCCGGACCCCCGCCGCGTGCCCTCTTCATCGCGAGCGACCTGATGGCTCAGGGGGCGATCTCTGTGCTTGCGGGGGCGGGCCTGAAGGTGCCGACGGATGTCGCGATCATCGGCTTCGATGATTCACCCGTCGCCGAGACGGTGAGCCCGCCGTTGACGACCATTCGGCAGCCGTCCTTCGAGCAGGGCGAACAGATGGTGACCGTGCTGCTCGACCTGCTCGCGGGCGGAACCCCGCCGCACGCGACGATCCTCGAGACGGAACTGATCGTTCGAGAGAGTTCTTAGCTCGCGGCGCCAACGCCGGGAGCGAGTCCTAGCTCGCAGCGCCAACGCCGGGAGCGCGTCCTGACGTCGCGGCGCCGGTCAGGCGAGGGTGAGCCGGTCGATGAGTTCGCGGTACTTCGCGGCAGTCCGCTCGACGATCTCCGCCGGCAGCTCGGGCGGCGTTCCGGTCTTGTCCCAGGCTGCCACGAGCCAGTCGCGCACGATCTGCTTGTCAAAGCTCGCCATGCGCTCGGACGGGGTCGTGCCGGTGCGCCACGCCTCGACATCCCAGTACCGGGATGAGTCGCTGGTGAGAACCTCGTCGGCAAGGACGAGCTCGCCGTTGCGGATGCCGAACTCGAACTTCGTGTCGGCGAGGATCAGCCCGCGCGCCGCAGCGGTCTCGGCCGCGCGCCGGTAGGTCGAGAGCGAGAGGTCGCGCAGCTGTGCCGCCCGGTCGGCGCCGACGAGCTCAACGGTCTGGTCGAACGTGATGTTCTCGTCGTGTTCGCCCAGCGGTGCCTTGTATGCCGGGGTGAACAGCGGCTCGGGAAGTCGGTCCCCGTTGCTGAGCCCCGCCGGCAGCGCGATGCCGCAGACCGTCCCGCTCGCGGTGTACTCGGCCCACCCCGAACCGGTGAGATATCCCCGCACGACGCACTCGACCGGCAGCATCTCGAGCCGGTGCACGAGCATGGCGCGGCCCTGGACGGCATCCGGGATCTCGCTCTGGTCGCCCGCGAGGTGATTCGGCACCGGTTCCCCGCCGTCAGCGCCGCCGAGTTGTTCGAACCACCACAGGCTGAGCGCGGTCAGCAGCGCTCCCTTGCCGGGGATGCCGGGCTCGAGCACGTGGTCGAAGGCGCTGACCCGGTCACTCGCGACCACCAGCATCCGGGCGTCGGCCTCGTCGTCGGGAAGGTAGAGGTCACGGACTTTGCCCGAGTAGACGCGATGCCATCCGGGCAGCGAGACGGGAGCGCCGTGATCTGTCACCCGAGCATTCTCGCAGGTCGGCGGCCCGCGCCCCCGCCCGGTTACAGGCGCGCGAGCGACGCGATGTCTTCGCTGAACTCCGCCGCCGCCTCCGGTGAGACTGTCGCGCGGGTGGACTCGAGAGCCGAGAGGTAGTCATCGGTTTCCAGCCCCGCTGCCGACTCCCCGTCGCGCATCGCCCGCCCCAGCGCTTCTTGCGATGCGCGCCGCGCCGCGTACTCGATATCTGCCGGGGTCAGACCTTCGCTTGCCTCGACGAGTCGCGGCAGGTCGAGATCACCGAGCGAGTCGGTCGGGATGTACCGCGTCCAGATCGCTTCCCGAGCCTCGGCATCCGGCAGGCCGATCGGCAGCACGTAGTCGAAGCGCCCGTGCCGGAGGAAGGCAGCATCGAGCGCACGCACGAAGTTGGTGGCGCACACCAGCAGCCGGCCCGGGCGGTCACGGAACTCGGCGATGAGCTTGAGCAGCTCGTTCGTCACGCCCTGCGTCGGCGACGGCGGCGTGCCGCCGCGCCGGGACGCGATCTCTTCGACCTCATCGATGAACACGACGGCGTGCTCGAGCTCGCCGATCTTCTCGAACGAGGTGCGCAGGGCGCTGGCCATCCCGCCGGGGGCATCACCCAGTCGCGAGGGGAACAGTTCGACAAAGGGCCAGTCGAGGCGGGAGGCAACCGCGCGAGCGAACGTGGTCTTTCCGGTTCCGGGCGGGCCAAAGAGCATGACAGCTCGCGGCGCGACAACACCGAATCGGGCGGCGAGCTCGGGTTGCGCGAGCGGGGCGACGAGTCGCTCTTCGAGCAGATTCTTCTCCTGTCGCATCCCCGCCACCGCGTTCCACAGGTCCCGGGGGAGGACGCGCCCGCCGACCTCTTTGAGCAGATCCAGCTCCCGCCGCTGTACGGGGAGGCGTCGCTCGAAATAGCGCAGGTGACGCTGCTCATGGAAGCCGTTGTGCTCCAGGTGGGATGCCCCGCCGCCTTCCTCGGAGACGAGGGCCGACAGGGTTCCCAGACCCAGAGGTGCCATCCGCCGCTCGAGCGCGTCGAGCAGCTCGCCCGCGACTCCCGGGTCCACCTCGTCGTCCAGAGCGAAGAAGACGAGCCAGCCCTGGGCGTGCGCGGCCCGGCCGACGGCAGCGCCGACGACCTCCTCGCCCACGACCGCGACGATGGCCACGTCTTCGCGGCACGAGGCGATGACTTCGGCGAGGGAGTAGACAGCGCCGCCGGACCCTGCCACCGACTGCCACAGGCGCACGACGCCGTCGATGTCATCGGCGTGAGCCTCGCGCACGCGCGGGCGCTGACGGATGCGGACCATCGGTGACCTCCCCAGTGAGCCGTGGCATCCGCGGCGGACGGCGGAGCTGAGCCGATCTTCGCGGGTCAAAGCGCCGCGTGTCTACCGCCGGGCTGATCGATCCACGTTCCGGGGGTTGCTCAGGGCCACGCTTTCAACGTATAGTCCATGTGGACTAGCCGATATGGACTAAACAGAACGGACGAACCCGGTGAGCACCGCGCAACCTTCTCTCACACCCATCGCGATCATGGCGTTGGCGCTGCTGCGCGAGGACGACATGCATCCCTACGAGATGATGCGACTGCTTCGTCACCGCCGCGACGACCGCATGGTCAGCGTGACCAACGGCACGTTCTATCACACGATCGCGCGCCTCCAGCGGGCGGGCCTCATCGACGAGGTGGGCAGTGACCGCGACGGCAACCGGCCCGAGCGCACCACGTACACCCTGCTTCCCGCGGGCGCCGAGGCGGTGCGTGAGTGGCTCCGTGCCGAGTTGCCGCGCGTCGATCACCCGATCGAGTTCCGCGTCGCCCTGGCCGAGGCGCACAACCTCGAACGGGACGAGGTGATCGCCCTCCTCCGCGAGCGCGTCGCCCAGCTCGACGCCGACTACGCGGAGCATCACACCGGCCTGGCCGCTGCCCGTGCCGACGAGGTGCCCGAGCAGTACCTGATCGAGGTTGAACGGCAGGAAGCGCTGCTTGCTGCGGAAACCCGCTGGCTCCACCAGATCATCGATCGCCTCTCCGGCCCGGGCTACGCCTGGGGTGGAGATCCGAAGCCCCACGAAACTGTTTACCGCGCACAGAGAGAAGCTGCCCGCTCATGACCGAAACCACCAGCCCCGCGGCGCCACCGGCATCCGCCGCACCGACCCGGAGCCCGTGGCCCGCGCTGTTCGCGCTGGTCATCGGCTTCTTCATGATCCTGGTCGACACGACGATCGTCGCGGTCGCCAACCCCGCCATCAAGGCGGCCCTGGACCCCAACACCACCAACCTCGACAACGTCGTGTGGGTCACCTCCTCCTACCTGCTGGCCTACGCCGTGCCGCTCCTGATCACCGGCCGCCTGGGGGACCGGTTCGGACCCAAGACCATCTACCTCATCGGGCTGGTCATCTTCACCGGCGCGTCCCTGGCCTGCGGCCTCTCGCCGACCCTCGGCGCGCTCATCGCGTGGCGAGCGGTGCAGGGGCTCGGCGCCGCGCTGATGACCCCGCAGACCATGGCGGTCATCACGCGCACCTTTCCCCCGCACCGCCGTGGCGCTGCGATGGGCCTCTGGGGTGCGACAGCAGGTGTCGCGACCCTCGTCGGGCCGCTCGCGGGCGGGCTTCTCGTCGACGGTCTGGGCTGGGAGTGGATCTTCTTCATCAACGTGCCCGTCGGTGTCATCGCGTTCGTGCTCGCGGCGATCCTCGTGCCTCGGCTCGAGACGCATCGTCACCGGTTCGACATCGTGGGTGTCGTCCTGAGCGCCGCGGCGCTGTTCTGCATCGTCTTCGGACTGCAAGAGGGCGAGGCCTACGACTGGGGCGTGATCTGGGGCCCGATCTCGGTGTGGGGACTCATCATCGTCGGCGTCATCCTGCTCGGCGTCTTCATCTGGACGCAGTCGCGCACCCGCAGCGAACCGCTCGTGCCGCTGCCCCTCTTCCGTGACCGCAACTTCTCGCTCGCGAACCTCGCGATCGCGGCAGTCGGCTTCGCGGTGACCACGATGGCGCTTCCTCTGATGTTCTTCCTGCAGCTCGCTCGCGGCCTCACGCCGACCGACTCCGCCCTGCTGTTGATCCCGATGGCGGTGCTGTCGGGTGTGCTCGCTCCGCTGGCCGGCCGCTGGCTGGACCGCACTGACGCCCGATTCCTGCTGGTTCCCGGCATCCTTCTGGTCTCGGTGTCGCTGTGGTGGTACGCCGCCCTGTTGAGCGTGGACACCCCGATCTGGATGTTCCTGCTTCCCTCCGCGCTGATGGGAATCGGCAACGCGGGAATGTGGGGGCCGCTCGCGACCGCCGCGACCAACAGCCTCTCGCCGCGGGAAGCCGGCGCCGGGGCGGGAATCTACAACACCACGCGTACCGTCGGCTCAGTGATCGGTTCGGCAGCGATCGCCGCCTTCATGCAGTCACGGTTGGAAGCGAACCTGCCCGGTGCCGGCGAGAGCGCCGAGAGTTTCGGTGGCGGGGTATTGCCCCCCGCGGTGGCCGAGGGCTTCTCGACGGCGATGGCGCAAACGCTCATGCTGCCCGCTGCCGTCATCCTGATCGCGGTCGCGGCGTCGCTGTTCATCCACCGCAAGCCGCGGCAGCCGGCTAGCTGACGCGCGCGGCGATGTCGGTGCGGAACTGGCCGCCCGCGAGCGTGATCTTCGAGAGCGCGTCGTAGGCGCGGGATCGCGCCTGCGAGAAGTCGTCGCCGACGGCCACGACATTCAGCACTCGGCCGCCGGTCGCGAGGAGTCCCTCGGGTCCGGCGGCCGTTGCGGCATGGGCAAGGTGCACACCGTCGACGGATGCCGCGGCATCCGTGCCCGTGATCGGCCGGCCGACCTGGGGGGCCGCCGGGTAGCCCTCACTCGCGAGCACGACGGTGACGGCCGCGGTGTCGTGGAAGGTCGGCTGAGCCAGATCCTCGAGGTGCCCGGATGCCGCCGCGAGCAGCAGCTCCGACAGCTGCTCGACCAGGCGCGGCAGCACGACCTGCGTCTCGGGGTCGCCGAACCGCGCGTTGAACTCGATGACGCGTACGCCGCGCTCGGTCAGGATGAGCCCCGCATAGAGCAGCCCGATGAACGGCGTGCCCTCGGCATCCAGCTGACGGATGACGGGCTCGGCGACCTCACGGGTCACCTGCTCGACGAACGCCGCCTCGCCGCCCCAGCCCTCATCGAGCCACGGCAGCGGCGAGTACGCGCCCATGCCGCCGGTGTTCGGGCCCTCGCCGCCGTCGCGGAGCCGTTTGAAGTCCTGCGCGGGACTGAGCGCGCGGACGGTGTCGCCGTCGCTGAGAAAGAAGAGCGAGACCTCGGGGCCCGAGAGGAACTCCTCGACGAGCACACCACCGGTGCCGAGGTACTCGGCAGCGTGTGACAGCGCGGCGTCGCGGTCGCTGGTGACGATGACGCCCTTGCCTGCGGCGAGCCCGTCGGCCTTCACGACGTGCGGCGCACCGAACTCATCGAGGGCCGCGGCGACCTCGTCGATCGTCGCGGCGTGGGTTGCGCGGCCGGTCGGAACGCCGGCGGCTTGCATGATCCGCTTGGCGAACGCCTTCGATCCCTCGAGCTGCGCGGCGGCCCTGCCCGGGCCGAACGTCGGGATGCCGCGCTCGCGGAGAGCATCGGCGACACCGGCGACCAGGGGAGCCTCGGGTCCGATCACGACGAGTCCGATCGACTCTGTCTGGGCGAACGACGCGACGGTGACGGGGTCGTTCGGGTCGAGCTCAACGACCGTGACGTCCTGGGCGATGCCGGCGTTTCCGGGGGCCGCGAAGATCTCGTGAGCCTCCCCTTCGCTGCGCAGCGACGTGATGATCGCGTGTTCACGGGCACCGGAGCCGAGGACGAGGATTCGCACCCGGTCAGCCTACCGACCGGCGTACCGTGGAACCGTGCCTCCCAAAATCACGACCGAAGCCGGACGCGCCGCTCTCGGGGCTGTCGCGGAAGGCACGGCCGGTCGGCCTGAGACTGCCACCGCCGTGCGGTACCTGCTGCAGCTGCTCGCCGAGAAGGCTCCCGGCGCGACGGTCGAGGTCCGCGTTCCGCCGTTCGGTGCGACCCAGATCATCGAGGGCCCGCGTCACACGCGTGGGACGCCCCCGAACGTCGTCGAGATGGATGCTCCGACCTTCATCGACCTCGCGACGGGCGTGACCGGGTGGTCGGATGCCGAAGCCGGCGGGTCGCTGCATGCATCCGGTGTCCGCGCCGACTTCTCGCACCTCCTCCCGCTGCGGCCATGAGCCCTGCATCCGTGATCGGCGAGGAGGTCTGACCCGGGCGAGAGGGTGCGAGAATGGACACCATGTCCCCGACGAGCGATGACCACCTCGAGCAGGTGACGGTGCGGCGCAGCCCGAAGTACTCCGTCTTCCTGCTGCTGGGCGGCGCCGTCGGTCTGCTGGTCGCGATGATCCTCACCTTCCTTTTCGATGGGACGACGCAGGAGAGCCCGAACACGGGCCTCGTCTACTCGCAGATGCAGGTCTTCGGTTTTCTGCTGCTGATCTTCGTATCAGTCGGCGTCGCTCTCGGCGGGGCGATCGCCCTCATCCTGGACCGGGTCTACGCGCGCCGCGCCCGCACGCTCCAGGTCGAGCACGAGCGCATCATCTCGGCCGACTGACGCCGGTAGGCTGTTCGGGTGGAGTCCCACCACCCCCCAGCAATCCGTACACCGCGGCCGGTGTCGACACGGCAGCCGGTGACCTCGCGGTCGACCTCATGAAGGCCGCGGTCCGTCGCACCCAGGGTCCCGAAGTGCTCGGCGGCGTCGGCGGTTTCGCCGGCCTGTTCGACGCGTCCACGCTGCGTGCCTACCGGCGGCCGCTGCTGGCGACGAGCACGGACGGCGTCGGCACGAAGGTCG
Protein-coding sequences here:
- a CDS encoding GH1 family beta-glucosidase: MTTDFSTETVATASVPARPFPTNFLFGAATAAYQIEGAAHEDGRRDSIWDAFSRVPGAVINADNGDVACDHYHRYREDVALMRDLGLQTYRFSTSWSRIRPDGGPLNPKGIDFYKRLVDELLDADILPWLTLYHWDLPQALQERGGWAVRDTADLFTEYALDVHDALGDRVKVWTTLNEPWCSSFLSYTAGIHAPGRFSIAEGMLASHHLLLGHGQVVRELRARDESLNLGITLNLTVADPVTDAPADLDAARRIDGQFNRWFLDPIFRGAYPADIVDDIRAVDAAAVAEWEGAVSDADLAVISAPIDSLGVNYYHGELVGGTPPLVSPGGGEAPTDRATASPFPSHDGIFWHDRGLPRTAMNWEIQPSGLTTLLRRVWDEYAQAAGVTLYVTENGAAFDDVRVDENGIPRVHDAARAAFLEDHLAAILDAAESGVDVRGYFYWSLMDNYEWAWGYEKRFGIVRVEYDTQERVVKDSGARYREIIAARTLPESP
- a CDS encoding LacI family DNA-binding transcriptional regulator, which encodes MSDAVAGDGFVREIPFRGAATIEEVAAAAGVSRSTVSRVVNGSTAVSPAALDAVNRAIAELNYVPNRAARSLASRQTRALALVVPEDTTRFFGDPFFASIVSGINAGLRSSDYVLNLFIASDDPGDKTTSYLRSGSVDGALIASHHTSDTFIDRIAAAVPVVYGGRPVRERGTDYYVDVDNVRAGYDATRYLIEQRYADIGTITGPLTMPGGVDRLTGFRQALAEAGLPEGALADGGFTTDGGATAMRRILDAGPPPRALFIASDLMAQGAISVLAGAGLKVPTDVAIIGFDDSPVAETVSPPLTTIRQPSFEQGEQMVTVLLDLLAGGTPPHATILETELIVRESS
- a CDS encoding phosphoribosylaminoimidazolesuccinocarboxamide synthase → MTDHGAPVSLPGWHRVYSGKVRDLYLPDDEADARMLVVASDRVSAFDHVLEPGIPGKGALLTALSLWWFEQLGGADGGEPVPNHLAGDQSEIPDAVQGRAMLVHRLEMLPVECVVRGYLTGSGWAEYTASGTVCGIALPAGLSNGDRLPEPLFTPAYKAPLGEHDENITFDQTVELVGADRAAQLRDLSLSTYRRAAETAAARGLILADTKFEFGIRNGELVLADEVLTSDSSRYWDVEAWRTGTTPSERMASFDKQIVRDWLVAAWDKTGTPPELPAEIVERTAAKYRELIDRLTLA
- a CDS encoding ATP-binding protein: MVRIRQRPRVREAHADDIDGVVRLWQSVAGSGGAVYSLAEVIASCREDVAIVAVVGEEVVGAAVGRAAHAQGWLVFFALDDEVDPGVAGELLDALERRMAPLGLGTLSALVSEEGGGASHLEHNGFHEQRHLRYFERRLPVQRRELDLLKEVGGRVLPRDLWNAVAGMRQEKNLLEERLVAPLAQPELAARFGVVAPRAVMLFGPPGTGKTTFARAVASRLDWPFVELFPSRLGDAPGGMASALRTSFEKIGELEHAVVFIDEVEEIASRRGGTPPSPTQGVTNELLKLIAEFRDRPGRLLVCATNFVRALDAAFLRHGRFDYVLPIGLPDAEAREAIWTRYIPTDSLGDLDLPRLVEASEGLTPADIEYAARRASQEALGRAMRDGESAAGLETDDYLSALESTRATVSPEAAAEFSEDIASLARL
- a CDS encoding PadR family transcriptional regulator — translated: MSTAQPSLTPIAIMALALLREDDMHPYEMMRLLRHRRDDRMVSVTNGTFYHTIARLQRAGLIDEVGSDRDGNRPERTTYTLLPAGAEAVREWLRAELPRVDHPIEFRVALAEAHNLERDEVIALLRERVAQLDADYAEHHTGLAAARADEVPEQYLIEVERQEALLAAETRWLHQIIDRLSGPGYAWGGDPKPHETVYRAQREAARS